Sequence from the bacterium genome:
TCGGCCTGGTCGTGCCGATCGCGCTCCTCGTGTTGTTCCAGCCGGAGCTGCGGCGGATGCTCGAACAGCTCGGCCGCGGGAGCGTGTCGCTGGTCGGTTTCACCCCGCACGGCCTCGACCGGGAAGCAGCGATCCGGCTCGTCAACGACGTCGCCCGCGCGGCGCGCATCCTGGGCTCGCGGAAGATCGGCGCGCTCATCGTGCTCGAGCGGCGCGTCGGCCTCGAGGACTTCATCGAGACCGGCATCCGGGTGGACGGCGCCGTCACGGTCCAGCTGCTGATCAATATCTTCTTTCCAAACACGCCCCTGCACGACGGGGCGGTGATCATCCGCGGCAACCGGCTCGTCGCCGCGGGGTGTCTGCTGCCCCTCAGCGAACGCCCCGGCCTGATTCGGCCGCTCGGGACCCGGCACCGGGCCGCGATCGGTTTGACCGAGGTGACCGACGCGCTTGCCGTCGTGGTGTCGGAGGAGACGGGGACGATCTCGCTCGCGGTGGAAGGGCGCCTCGAGCGCGGTCTCACAGAGGAGGAGCTGAAGGCGCGACTCCTCGCCCTGGCCGGCATTCCGGCGGTGGCGCCGCGCGGTCTGCACGTGCCCGGCGTGCCGGCCGTGCGCGTGCCGTCCTTCCGGATGCCGCTGTGGCGGAGACGGGAGACGTGAATTCCCGCGAGCGTCTGCTCTATGCGATCCTGTCGCTCTCCGTCGCGAGCATCGCCTGGTTGTACGTTGCGACGGCGCAGAACCCGCTCGTCGAGCGAACGATGAACGTGGAGCTCCACGTCCGCGGGCTGTCGGCGAACGAGGTGCTGGTCCAGGCGCCGCCCTCCCGGGTCCAGGTACGGCTTTCCGGCCCGCGGTCGGCCGTCGCGCTGCTCTCACCCGCACTTCTCGACGCGTCGATCGATCTCAGCGGTCTGCGGCCCGGCGAACACCGCATCCCGGTCGTAGTGGCGGCGCCGCCGGAAGTCAGGGCGGCCGCCCAGACGCCGCAGGAGGTGCTCGTCGTCCTCGACGCCGTGGAGACGCGGCGGTTTCCGGTTGAAGTCGGTTTCATCGGCTCCCTGCCCCAGGGGCTCACGGTCGGGACGCCGCGCGTGACGCCGTCCTACGTCATGGTGACCGGCGCGGCGACGCAGGTCGAGGAGATCCGTCACGCCGTCGTGACGGTGGACACGACGAACCTCCGCCAGCAGCTGACGACCTCGCTGCAGGTGCGCCTCGTGGACGCGAACGGCCAGGAAGTCCGCGGCCCGACGATCGCCCCCCCGCTCGTCGCGGCGCAGCTGACGATCCGCGAAGGCGCGATCGCCAAGGTCGTGCCGGTGGTGCCGTCGATCGCCGGCACGCCTCCGGCGCCGCTGGCGGTCGCGGGTATCTCGACCGATCCCGCGACGGTCACGCTGATGGGCTCCAGCCTCGTGCTGCGGAACGTGACCGACGTGCCGACCGCGCCGATCGACCTGCGCCGCGCGAAAGGCGACGTCCGGCAGCAGGTCGGGCTCCAGATTCCGGCCGGCGTGCAGGCGTCGGTCGCCCGCGTCACCGTTTCCATCCGGCTCAGCGGCGGCTCCCTCAGCACGACGCTGCGCGGCGTGCCGATTCAGATCGTCGGCCTCCGTCCCGGCGTGCGGCCGCAG
This genomic interval carries:
- a CDS encoding CdaR family protein; translated protein: MNSRERLLYAILSLSVASIAWLYVATAQNPLVERTMNVELHVRGLSANEVLVQAPPSRVQVRLSGPRSAVALLSPALLDASIDLSGLRPGEHRIPVVVAAPPEVRAAAQTPQEVLVVLDAVETRRFPVEVGFIGSLPQGLTVGTPRVTPSYVMVTGAATQVEEIRHAVVTVDTTNLRQQLTTSLQVRLVDANGQEVRGPTIAPPLVAAQLTIREGAIAKVVPVVPSIAGTPPAPLAVAGISTDPATVTLMGSSLVLRNVTDVPTAPIDLRRAKGDVRQQVGLQIPAGVQASVARVTVSIRLSGGSLSTTLRGVPIQIVGLRPGVRPQVVPPSLDVQVEGPTDVVAHLTAQSIRIVVDAGGRGAGRYQFTPQAQLPEGVRVLNLRPTRVLVILTPS
- the cdaA gene encoding diadenylate cyclase CdaA, which translates into the protein MAWPFPLRIWDLLDILVVAFVVYQILMLIRGTRAVQLVTGLGLLFAAYVVSRWLGLYTLQWLLSYVGLVVPIALLVLFQPELRRMLEQLGRGSVSLVGFTPHGLDREAAIRLVNDVARAARILGSRKIGALIVLERRVGLEDFIETGIRVDGAVTVQLLINIFFPNTPLHDGAVIIRGNRLVAAGCLLPLSERPGLIRPLGTRHRAAIGLTEVTDALAVVVSEETGTISLAVEGRLERGLTEEELKARLLALAGIPAVAPRGLHVPGVPAVRVPSFRMPLWRRRET